A portion of the Thermosediminibacter oceani DSM 16646 genome contains these proteins:
- a CDS encoding S-layer homology domain-containing protein, producing the protein MGPAFRAKNALNITRAFAAPTKFTVSQRKYDWVWPYIEKMALMGVIAGKGKNTFGTR; encoded by the coding sequence GTGGGACCGGCTTTCCGAGCAAAAAACGCTCTGAACATTACCAGAGCCTTTGCCGCTCCGACGAAATTCACTGTATCCCAACGAAAATACGACTGGGTGTGGCCTTACATAGAGAAGATGGCGCTGATGGGGGTAATCGCGGGGAAAGGCAAGAATACCTTCGGCACCCGATGA
- a CDS encoding response regulator, which produces MGYKRKILVVDDQEWVRKMLLEALAVLGYEAFGASSGPEALQLAVEKEPDLAVIDVSIPGMDGLTLLSKFREKDLKIPGILISGNGEKNCIEKALKEGAFAYLVKPFDIGDLEGLIKQALTS; this is translated from the coding sequence ATGGGCTATAAAAGAAAGATCCTCGTAGTGGACGATCAGGAATGGGTTAGGAAGATGCTGTTGGAAGCCCTAGCAGTCTTGGGATACGAAGCTTTCGGTGCGTCCTCCGGCCCCGAAGCATTACAGCTGGCGGTGGAAAAGGAACCGGATCTGGCGGTTATAGACGTGTCGATCCCGGGCATGGATGGGCTTACCCTGCTTTCAAAATTCAGAGAGAAAGATTTAAAAATACCCGGAATACTGATTTCGGGTAACGGTGAAAAAAATTGTATCGAGAAAGCCTTGAAAGAAGGTGCTTTTGCTTACCTGGTAAAACCATTCGACATAGGAGACCTCGAAGGTTTAATAAAGCAGGCTCTGACATCTTAA
- a CDS encoding two-component system sensor histidine kinase NtrB has protein sequence MYYGQSEPNSELIRGQKIYEDLFTNKDYSIPGYPELFMKEGNHRIVIKIQNEEDEENHHSFNINTTLVKNADGTVSVVITCEDEDNSEGVREDLKRRLSYLENLSVIGELAASAVHEIKNPLFSIRGFLQIIDNSFSDDDKRKEYIRIMISEIDRLEGLVRDFLMLAKTRARSKGSVIVCELIRDIAELYKNRMEMQNIKFSLMAEDESVCIPGNREQLEQVFINLIQNALEAMENGGNIEVVVYRKNEKLVIEVRDEGKGISPEIEKKIFTPFFTNKKNGTGLGLFLSKKIVEEHMGRIYFRSTEGKGTVFFLEFPLVKT, from the coding sequence ATGTATTACGGTCAGAGTGAGCCAAATTCTGAACTGATAAGGGGTCAAAAGATATACGAGGATCTTTTCACCAACAAAGACTACAGTATTCCGGGGTATCCGGAACTCTTCATGAAGGAGGGGAATCACAGGATCGTGATAAAAATCCAAAACGAGGAGGACGAGGAGAATCACCACTCTTTCAATATTAATACCACCCTGGTTAAAAACGCGGACGGAACGGTCAGTGTTGTCATAACCTGTGAAGATGAAGACAATAGCGAGGGCGTCAGGGAAGATCTAAAAAGGAGACTGTCCTACCTGGAGAACCTTTCGGTAATAGGAGAGCTTGCCGCCAGTGCCGTCCACGAGATAAAAAACCCGCTGTTTTCCATAAGGGGTTTCCTACAGATAATCGACAACAGCTTTTCGGATGACGACAAGCGCAAGGAATATATAAGGATAATGATTTCTGAAATTGATAGGCTGGAAGGGCTGGTCAGGGATTTCCTGATGCTTGCCAAAACCCGGGCCAGGTCCAAAGGAAGTGTAATTGTGTGCGAACTTATTAGGGACATTGCCGAACTTTATAAAAACAGGATGGAAATGCAGAACATCAAATTCAGCCTCATGGCGGAAGACGAGTCGGTTTGCATACCCGGTAATCGAGAACAGCTGGAGCAGGTGTTTATAAATCTGATACAGAACGCTCTAGAAGCCATGGAAAACGGCGGCAATATTGAGGTCGTAGTCTACAGGAAAAACGAAAAACTGGTCATTGAAGTAAGGGATGAAGGAAAGGGAATAAGCCCCGAAATAGAGAAAAAGATATTCACTCCCTTTTTCACGAACAAGAAAAACGGGACGGGACTCGGTCTTTTCCTGTCCAAGAAGATCGTTGAAGAACACATGGGAAGGATTTACTTCAGGTCAACCGAAGGAAAAGGCACGGTATTTTTCCTGGAGTTTCCGCTGGTAAAAACCTAA
- the rho gene encoding transcription termination factor Rho, with protein MLASELEKKTIAQLHEIAREKKIPGYYKYRKKELIIKIMEAMAAESGDSIAEGVLEVLPDGYGFLRIENYLPSDEDIYISPSQIRRFHLRTGDLISGRIRQPKEGEKYRALLQVHAVNGLDPEHAVKRFHFDSLTPIFPQPKLTLEHDPEELSTRIIDIISPIGKGQRALIVSPPKAGKTMMLKKIANALSKNHPDLELIVLLIDERPEEVTDMRRSVDGEVVSSTFDEPPENHLRVADMVLERAQRLVESKKDVVILLDSITRLARANNLVVPPTGRTLSGGLDPSALHKPKRFFGAARNIEEGGSLTIIATALVETGSRMDDVIYEEFKGTGNMEIHLDRKLAERRIYPAIDIKKSGTRREELLLSKEELEAVWVLRKALAPLDTVEAASTLISRLKRTKTNREFLENLAATLNELQLT; from the coding sequence TTGCTAGCATCGGAACTGGAAAAAAAGACTATTGCCCAGCTTCACGAGATAGCTAGGGAAAAAAAGATCCCGGGCTATTATAAGTACAGGAAGAAGGAACTCATTATTAAAATAATGGAAGCCATGGCCGCCGAGTCGGGAGACAGTATAGCCGAAGGGGTTCTTGAGGTGCTGCCCGATGGCTACGGCTTTTTGAGGATAGAAAACTACCTGCCCTCCGATGAGGATATATACATCTCGCCCTCTCAGATCCGCCGCTTTCATCTGCGCACGGGGGACCTGATTTCGGGAAGGATAAGGCAGCCGAAAGAAGGAGAGAAGTACAGAGCCCTCCTGCAGGTCCACGCGGTAAACGGTCTCGATCCGGAACACGCCGTCAAGAGGTTTCACTTCGACTCACTGACGCCCATTTTCCCCCAGCCGAAACTCACTTTAGAGCACGATCCCGAGGAGCTTTCCACAAGGATAATCGACATCATTTCGCCTATCGGTAAAGGACAAAGAGCCCTCATAGTTTCCCCGCCCAAAGCCGGAAAGACGATGATGCTAAAAAAAATCGCCAACGCGCTAAGCAAAAACCACCCCGACCTGGAACTTATAGTGCTTCTCATAGACGAGCGTCCGGAGGAAGTAACCGATATGAGGCGTTCGGTGGATGGTGAGGTGGTGAGCTCCACTTTCGACGAACCGCCGGAAAATCACCTGCGCGTCGCCGATATGGTGCTTGAGCGCGCCCAGCGACTGGTGGAGAGCAAGAAAGACGTGGTGATATTGTTAGACAGCATCACGCGCCTTGCGAGGGCCAACAACCTGGTGGTGCCGCCGACCGGCAGGACGCTGTCCGGAGGTTTGGACCCCAGCGCGCTTCACAAGCCCAAGAGGTTCTTCGGCGCAGCGCGAAACATAGAAGAAGGCGGCAGCCTTACCATAATTGCCACCGCCCTCGTGGAAACGGGCAGCCGTATGGACGACGTGATTTACGAGGAGTTTAAAGGCACCGGTAACATGGAAATTCACCTTGACAGAAAACTGGCGGAGCGCCGGATTTACCCGGCCATAGACATAAAAAAATCGGGCACCCGCCGGGAGGAACTGCTGCTCTCAAAGGAAGAACTGGAGGCCGTGTGGGTGCTCAGAAAGGCCCTTGCTCCGCTGGATACCGTCGAGGCGGCCAGCACACTCATCAGCAGGTTGAAAAGGACAAAAACTAACCGGGAATTTCTTGAAAACCTGGCTGCCACATTAAACGAGTTACAGCTAACTTAG
- a CDS encoding MazG-like family protein gives MTCEKQSNFKVISLPRLNGLTPTLESTALKLMEEAGELAQAIGKFRASSGENIKMDEKEVVDMMARELLDVAQVAVSMMFVLEENYQIDLDEKIRQHIEKLKAKGYLK, from the coding sequence ATGACCTGCGAAAAACAGAGCAACTTTAAAGTAATAAGCCTGCCCAGACTCAACGGGCTGACCCCTACGCTGGAATCGACAGCCTTAAAGCTTATGGAGGAGGCCGGCGAGCTGGCCCAGGCCATTGGAAAATTCCGCGCAAGCAGCGGTGAGAACATAAAGATGGACGAGAAGGAAGTCGTGGACATGATGGCCAGAGAGCTCCTTGATGTGGCTCAGGTGGCGGTTTCCATGATGTTCGTACTTGAGGAGAATTACCAGATAGACCTGGATGAAAAGATAAGACAGCACATAGAAAAACTGAAGGCAAAGGGTTATTTGAAGTGA
- a CDS encoding nucleoside recognition domain-containing protein, whose amino-acid sequence MLKEATVGSLLSIKQIAVIVIPIMVAMEFLKDLGALDRIANFFSPLVRVFGMRKESGFPLIIGIIIGLSYGAGVIFRSAKEYQLPRRDLYLITYFLVAAHAVFEDTAIFVALGVNGALLLTTRLLVAALFTFLASKLMRQELEEEVNL is encoded by the coding sequence GTGCTTAAAGAAGCAACAGTGGGCTCTCTGCTCTCGATAAAACAGATCGCCGTCATAGTTATACCGATCATGGTGGCCATGGAATTTCTAAAGGACCTGGGTGCGCTGGACCGCATCGCCAATTTCTTTTCGCCTTTGGTCCGGGTGTTTGGTATGCGAAAGGAATCGGGCTTTCCTCTGATAATTGGAATTATAATAGGTTTGTCCTACGGGGCGGGAGTAATATTCCGGTCGGCTAAAGAATACCAGCTCCCCAGGAGAGACCTTTACCTGATTACTTACTTTCTCGTGGCGGCCCATGCGGTTTTTGAAGATACAGCAATTTTTGTAGCTCTCGGTGTAAACGGTGCCCTGCTTCTTACAACGCGCCTCCTGGTCGCCGCACTATTTACCTTCCTGGCTTCAAAACTGATGAGGCAAGAACTTGAAGAAGAGGTGAACTTATGA
- a CDS encoding nucleoside recognition domain-containing protein, which produces MGSPSSSISLDTLRRGLQSGIEVTWQLARILIPVYFIVTFLKHTPILGVVTRLFAPLMGIFGLPGEAALVLVIGNLVNLYAAIGAMLSLSLSLKEITVLAIMLSFCHSLPVETALAKNIGLSAVNVIAVRVGLAVLSGIAYNFIF; this is translated from the coding sequence TTGGGTTCTCCATCGAGCTCCATTTCTCTCGATACGCTGAGGCGCGGCTTGCAGTCCGGTATTGAAGTGACCTGGCAGCTTGCCAGAATTTTAATTCCGGTATATTTTATCGTGACCTTTTTAAAACATACGCCTATTCTGGGAGTCGTTACCCGACTGTTCGCCCCGCTCATGGGGATATTCGGCCTTCCCGGGGAAGCTGCTTTGGTCCTGGTTATAGGCAATTTGGTCAACCTGTATGCGGCCATCGGCGCCATGTTATCCCTTTCTCTTTCACTAAAGGAAATCACTGTACTTGCCATTATGCTTTCCTTTTGTCACAGTCTACCCGTGGAAACGGCTCTGGCAAAAAATATAGGCCTTTCGGCCGTAAACGTAATTGCTGTAAGGGTAGGTCTTGCGGTCTTATCGGGAATAGCTTATAACTTTATATTCTGA
- a CDS encoding carbon starvation CstA family protein yields the protein MNSLVLLILGAVLFLIAYATYGAYLARQWGLDPSRKTPAHELYDGVDYVPANRYVLLGHHFASIAGAGPIAGPIQAAIFGWLPVYLWIVLGSIFVGGVHDFGSLLASIRHRGKSIGEIIEANIGTSGKKLFNIFAWLTLILVVAAFASITAEAFAATPAAGTASVLFIFIAMLFGQLVYRRNAGLAVSTIIGVALIFLSVWIGYRYPFMQFDKTSWQYILLVYIFFASVLPVWLLLQPRDYLNSFLLYAMLIGGAIGIILMHPTLQLSPFKGFTVLTGAGAQYLFPMVFVTVACGACSGFHSLVGSGTTSKQLSSENDARFVGYGAMLIEGFLAIVALISVAYVSKAEGSPAEVFANGVAEFMTSFGVPADFGKVFITLAFTAFALTSLDTATRLARYIFQEYFETEDGKRSLLTDKYVATLITIFVAYLLVTYGYQKIWPIFGSANQLLSALALLALTAWFVRTRRNPVMTFIPMIWMFAVTLSATVLLMKNFYVARNYVLVVLAAALFVLAIILMAVTYTTLKGAKKSEKGTTFKAG from the coding sequence ATGAATTCGCTGGTGCTTCTTATACTCGGCGCTGTGCTCTTTCTGATAGCTTACGCGACTTACGGCGCCTACCTTGCTAGGCAGTGGGGACTCGATCCCTCAAGGAAAACCCCTGCCCACGAGCTCTACGACGGAGTGGACTACGTGCCCGCAAACCGCTATGTGCTGCTGGGACACCACTTCGCGTCCATAGCCGGTGCAGGTCCCATAGCCGGGCCGATACAGGCTGCGATCTTCGGGTGGCTGCCGGTGTACCTGTGGATCGTACTGGGCAGCATATTTGTGGGAGGGGTTCACGACTTCGGCTCCCTGCTGGCTTCCATTAGGCACAGGGGTAAATCGATCGGTGAAATCATAGAGGCCAACATTGGAACCAGCGGGAAAAAACTCTTTAACATATTTGCGTGGCTGACTCTCATACTGGTAGTGGCCGCCTTCGCCAGCATAACAGCAGAGGCTTTCGCAGCCACGCCGGCGGCGGGAACCGCTTCGGTTCTATTTATATTTATAGCCATGCTTTTCGGCCAGCTGGTATACAGGAGAAACGCCGGACTTGCGGTATCCACCATAATAGGCGTGGCGCTCATCTTCCTGTCGGTGTGGATAGGCTATAGATACCCCTTTATGCAATTTGATAAAACTAGCTGGCAGTATATACTGCTGGTGTACATTTTCTTCGCCTCGGTACTTCCTGTCTGGCTCCTGCTTCAGCCCAGGGATTATCTGAATTCCTTCCTGCTTTACGCCATGCTGATAGGAGGCGCCATAGGAATAATCCTCATGCACCCCACCCTGCAGCTCAGTCCTTTCAAAGGATTTACAGTTTTAACCGGTGCCGGTGCCCAGTACCTTTTCCCGATGGTCTTTGTAACCGTAGCCTGCGGTGCCTGTTCCGGATTCCACTCACTGGTGGGTTCCGGGACTACGTCCAAGCAGCTCTCCAGTGAAAACGACGCCAGGTTCGTCGGATACGGCGCCATGCTCATAGAGGGCTTTCTGGCAATAGTAGCACTGATTTCTGTGGCCTACGTTTCCAAAGCCGAGGGCAGCCCGGCGGAAGTTTTCGCCAACGGCGTCGCCGAATTCATGACCTCTTTCGGCGTTCCGGCGGATTTCGGCAAAGTGTTCATAACCCTGGCTTTTACGGCCTTCGCGCTTACAAGCCTTGACACTGCCACAAGGCTCGCCAGGTATATATTCCAGGAATATTTTGAGACCGAAGACGGCAAGAGAAGTTTGCTCACCGATAAGTACGTGGCGACACTGATTACCATATTCGTAGCCTACCTGCTCGTGACATACGGATACCAGAAAATATGGCCCATATTCGGTTCGGCTAACCAGCTACTATCGGCGCTGGCGCTGCTTGCACTAACCGCCTGGTTTGTCAGGACCCGCAGGAATCCGGTTATGACCTTCATACCCATGATCTGGATGTTTGCCGTGACGCTGTCGGCTACCGTGCTCCTGATGAAGAATTTTTATGTTGCCCGAAATTACGTCCTGGTCGTCCTGGCGGCAGCCCTGTTCGTGCTCGCCATTATCCTCATGGCGGTAACATACACCACCCTTAAAGGGGCGAAAAAATCTGAGAAAGGCACCACTTTTAAAGCGGGATAA